The following proteins are encoded in a genomic region of Streptomyces gobiensis:
- a CDS encoding GNAT family N-acetyltransferase: MTADQRASGLSVTLCRDPRQFAALGPRWNELHRRCGAATPFQSHPWLHSWWLSYGIPGRLRLVLVRRAGRLIGVAPLMLSFRPLPLLVPLGGDISDFSDVLLDDSCASTAAAGLARGLWHAARCALIDLREVRPGAAAERLYDCWPGLRLRLRDSECLELPGAPLPELLKRLPSPSARRFRAKLRKLEALDIEERVVPGHEVPKAVNTMLRLHGLQWQGRGVTPEHLRPRFAEHLVRATTQMVSSGDALLTEYRMGGEVVATDMTLMSADLAGGYLYGAHPELRARKVDITTMLLRHDARHVTETGRSVLSMLRGTEPYKRHWRPETVINQRFLLARHALAPALGLHAAQVAGRSLAAEAVRTKMPAVGRWRSRLNSWRADGTKR; this comes from the coding sequence ATGACGGCCGATCAGCGTGCGTCAGGACTGTCCGTGACGCTGTGCCGCGACCCGCGACAGTTCGCGGCGCTGGGCCCGCGATGGAATGAACTGCACCGGCGCTGCGGGGCCGCCACCCCATTCCAGAGCCACCCCTGGCTGCACTCCTGGTGGCTGTCGTACGGCATCCCGGGACGGCTGCGCCTGGTGCTGGTACGACGGGCGGGGCGGCTGATCGGTGTCGCCCCGCTGATGCTGTCGTTCCGGCCGCTGCCGTTGCTGGTGCCCCTCGGCGGGGACATCTCCGACTTCTCCGATGTTCTGCTGGACGACTCCTGCGCCTCCACCGCGGCGGCCGGTCTCGCCCGGGGCCTGTGGCACGCCGCGCGGTGCGCCCTGATCGATCTGCGTGAGGTACGCCCCGGAGCCGCCGCCGAGCGGCTTTACGACTGCTGGCCCGGGCTACGTCTGCGGCTGCGGGACTCGGAGTGCCTGGAGCTGCCCGGTGCTCCCCTGCCCGAGCTGCTGAAACGGTTGCCCAGTCCGAGCGCCCGAAGGTTCCGCGCCAAGCTGCGCAAACTGGAGGCCCTGGACATCGAGGAGCGCGTTGTGCCGGGACACGAGGTCCCGAAGGCCGTGAACACCATGCTCAGGCTGCATGGCCTGCAGTGGCAGGGCCGGGGCGTGACCCCCGAACACCTCAGGCCGCGCTTCGCGGAACATCTGGTACGGGCCACCACCCAGATGGTCAGCAGCGGCGATGCTCTCCTCACCGAGTACCGGATGGGCGGCGAAGTGGTGGCCACGGACATGACCTTGATGTCCGCGGACCTGGCCGGCGGCTACCTCTACGGCGCCCATCCCGAACTGCGGGCCAGGAAGGTGGACATCACGACCATGCTGCTGCGCCACGATGCCCGCCATGTGACCGAGACCGGCCGCAGCGTGCTCAGCATGCTGCGCGGCACCGAGCCGTACAAGCGCCACTGGCGACCGGAGACCGTCATCAACCAGCGGTTTCTGCTCGCCCGGCACGCACTGGCCCCCGCGCTCGGGCTGCACGCGGCCCAGGTGGCCGGCCGGTCCCTGGCGGCCGAAGCCGTCCGGACGAAGATGCCGGCCGTAGGCAGATGGCGTTCCCGGCTGAACAGCTGGCGTGCGGATGGTACGAAGAGGTGA
- a CDS encoding lipopolysaccharide biosynthesis protein: MTDPTGTVRSEPCAPGPISRLRSWLTPLPSWWPAALCLLLGVVCGGAYGMLRTPQYTATGYVVVVPGARADSATALGFTQAYGRVATSGAVLRDARVAAGVPAAALRKSVRSATSPDAPVIEITGTDTRAERAADFANAVARALTRNGNESAKSTRVRLVLFAEALTPTAPSSPSAALSAAVGGCAGGLVGGLFQLVRPLGGRRSAISALPAPVQNTSAQNTSAQSAPAPDTPARTTGVREPAGKEMEGAR, from the coding sequence ATGACCGACCCGACCGGGACCGTCCGGTCCGAGCCCTGTGCACCTGGACCGATCAGCCGTCTGCGCTCGTGGCTCACGCCACTGCCCAGCTGGTGGCCGGCCGCGCTCTGCCTCCTGCTGGGGGTGGTTTGCGGAGGCGCCTACGGAATGCTCAGAACCCCGCAGTACACCGCCACCGGCTATGTGGTCGTGGTGCCGGGCGCACGCGCTGACTCAGCGACAGCACTCGGCTTCACACAGGCCTATGGCCGAGTCGCCACCAGCGGCGCCGTCCTCCGGGACGCCCGGGTGGCGGCTGGAGTGCCAGCGGCCGCCCTGCGGAAAAGTGTGCGCTCGGCCACCTCACCGGACGCACCGGTCATTGAGATCACCGGCACCGACACCCGGGCCGAGCGGGCAGCCGACTTCGCCAACGCGGTGGCGCGGGCGTTGACCCGCAACGGCAACGAGTCCGCGAAGAGCACCCGGGTACGGCTGGTGCTCTTCGCTGAAGCGCTCACACCCACCGCCCCCTCCTCCCCCTCGGCCGCCCTCTCCGCCGCCGTCGGCGGCTGCGCCGGGGGACTGGTGGGCGGTCTGTTCCAGCTCGTGCGCCCGCTCGGCGGCCGCCGCTCGGCGATTTCCGCTCTGCCGGCCCCGGTCCAGAACACCTCGGCGCAGAACACCTCAGCGCAGAGTGCTCCGGCACCAGATACTCCAGCGCGGACCACCGGGGTGCGGGAACCGGCCGGGAAGGAAATGGAAGGGGCGCGATGA
- a CDS encoding glycosyltransferase, with the protein MRALHIITGLGVGGAEQQLRLLLRRLPLSCDVITLTNPGAVAAGMRADGVRVTDLGMTGNRDLPALPRLARLIRDDGYDLVHTHLYRACVYGRIAARLAGVRTVVATEHSLGDARIEGRPLTRGTRALYLATEKLGATTVAVSATVARRLRDWGVPGPRIEVVPNGIEAGRFRFNPAARKDTRARIGLPQHVFVVGGVGRLVPGKRFEVLVRAVAALPQARLLLVGDGPERAALERLAARLGAADRVRLLGERDGAVAATSDAGPDLPGLLAAMDVFVSPSAEEAFGLAVLEALAAGLPVLHVTCPAIDELPPDAAPGARRIGPGSAELTAALREQQEAGIRRLSVPAAVDRYDISRSADRLMSIYERATRTARPHLKR; encoded by the coding sequence CTGTGATGTCATCACCCTGACCAACCCCGGTGCCGTGGCGGCGGGCATGCGGGCCGATGGCGTGCGCGTCACCGATCTGGGTATGACGGGCAACCGCGATCTGCCGGCGCTTCCCCGGCTCGCCCGGCTGATCCGGGACGACGGCTATGACCTGGTCCACACCCATCTCTACCGGGCCTGTGTCTATGGCCGGATCGCCGCCCGGCTGGCCGGAGTTCGGACCGTGGTCGCCACCGAGCACTCACTGGGTGACGCCCGGATCGAGGGCCGCCCGCTCACCCGTGGGACCCGAGCGCTGTATCTGGCCACCGAGAAGCTGGGTGCCACCACCGTGGCGGTGTCCGCCACCGTCGCCCGGCGGCTGCGTGACTGGGGCGTCCCCGGCCCGCGTATCGAGGTGGTGCCCAACGGCATCGAGGCAGGCCGCTTCCGCTTCAACCCCGCCGCGCGCAAAGACACCCGGGCCCGGATCGGCCTGCCGCAGCATGTCTTCGTCGTCGGCGGCGTGGGACGGCTGGTGCCCGGCAAACGCTTCGAGGTGCTGGTCCGGGCCGTCGCCGCACTGCCCCAGGCGCGGCTGCTTCTGGTCGGCGACGGACCGGAGCGGGCCGCCCTGGAGCGGCTGGCGGCCCGGCTCGGCGCGGCTGACCGGGTCCGGCTGCTGGGAGAGCGTGACGGAGCCGTCGCGGCCACCTCCGACGCGGGCCCGGACCTGCCCGGACTGCTCGCCGCCATGGATGTCTTCGTATCTCCGTCCGCCGAGGAAGCCTTCGGCCTCGCCGTGCTCGAAGCGCTCGCGGCCGGGCTCCCCGTCCTCCATGTCACCTGCCCGGCGATCGATGAGCTGCCGCCGGACGCGGCCCCCGGCGCGCGCCGGATCGGACCGGGCAGCGCCGAGCTGACCGCCGCTCTGCGGGAGCAGCAGGAAGCCGGGATCCGTCGGCTGTCCGTACCCGCCGCGGTGGACCGCTATGACATCAGCCGCAGTGCTGACCGCCTGATGAGCATCTACGAACGCGCCACCCGCACCGCCCGGCCCCACTTGAAGAGGTGA